The Setaria italica strain Yugu1 chromosome IX, Setaria_italica_v2.0, whole genome shotgun sequence genome has a window encoding:
- the LOC101777038 gene encoding putative ripening-related protein 6, which translates to MANARVVALFAVLALLQITCTVARRHGKPGGYHHQGTLASSRHGKPAVMTVNGFQRGEEGGPSECDGHFHSDGDLIVALSTGWFAGGHRCHRAIRITSARTGRSVEARVVDECDSRRGCRDNVVDSSAAVWKALGLDTDAGEVPVTWSDA; encoded by the coding sequence ATGGCGAACGCTAGAGTTGTTGCGCTCTTCGCAGTCCTTGCTCTGCTTCAGATCACTTGCACCGTTGCCCGGCGGCACGGCAAGCCGGGCGGCTACCACCACCAGGGCACGCTGGCATCGTCGCGCCACGGCAAGCCCGCGGTGATGACGGTGAACGGATtccagcgcggcgaggagggcggccCGTCGGAGTGCGACGGCCACTTCCACAGCGACGGCGACCTGATCGTGGCGCTGTCCACGGGGTGGTTCGCGGGCGGGCACCGGTGCCACAGGGCGATCCGCATCACGAGCGCGCGCACCGGGCGCTCCGTGGAGGCCCGGGTGGTGGACGAGTGCGACTCCCGCCGCGGGTGCCGCGACAACGTCGTGGACTCGTCGGCCGCCGTGTGGAAGGCGCTCGGGCTGGACACCGACGCCGGTGAGGTCCCCGTCACGTGGTCCGATGCCTGA
- the LOC101777452 gene encoding putative ripening-related protein 6 → MARSSSSKLAFLAVLVLLLQASSLAVARRHHHDEPDPCRDGAPGLLGHKDHRCSSPAVSPHGGTRAVMTVNGFDKGEDGGGPSECDGKYHHDSEMLAALSTRWYADGRRCHKAIRITSAHNGRTVVARVVDECDSRHGCKDNIVDTSKAVWKALGLDTKIGEVPVTWSDA, encoded by the coding sequence ATGgcgaggtcgtcgtcgtccaagCTTGCGTTCCTGGCTGTGCTCGTCCTGCTGCTGCAGGCATCGTCGCTCGCCGTGGCccggcgccaccaccacgaCGAGCCTGACCCGTGCCGCGACGGCGCCCCGGGCCTGCTGGGCCACAAGGACCACCGCTGCTCGTCCCCGGCGGTGTCGCCGCACGGCGGCACGCGCGCGGTGATGACGGTGAACGGGTTCGACAAGGGCGAGGACGGCGGGGGCCCGTCGGAGTGCGACGGCAAGTACCACCACGACAGCGAGATGCTCGCGGCGCTGTCGACGAGGTGGTACGCCGACGGGCGGCGGTGCCACAAGGCGATCCGCATCACGAGCGCGCACAACGGGCGCACCGTTGTGGCACGGGTCGTCGACGAGTGCGACTCCCGGCACGGCTGCAAGGACAACATCGTCGACACGTCCAAGGCCGTCTGGAAAGCGCTCGGGCTCGACACCAAGATCGGCGAGGTCCCCGTTACCTGGTCCGATGCCTGA